A portion of the Marinobacter alexandrii genome contains these proteins:
- a CDS encoding DUF4249 family protein has product MKKLIYTLTLAVCFYSCETEVTPDLDASLGVLVIDAWLTDNDPIQHINITRSQPYFDNSLPEKVPGATVTIRDLTDTSIEYIFDEEEDRYTWESTDGSTLGVVGHTYELTVILDGASYTSVTELNPVPPVDSLTFRLEEGNAFFDDLFFAELFATDLEGTDNTYWIQTWKNGRYLGKPEEINIAYDAAFGPAADNDGVQFIQPIRDLISPFEVNKDDEVLSPYNLPQRLLVDNDTIFNDNGSIYGVIENNTIFFENAKVAEDFESVSLDDDQYRLMNDSLFIQGDSVYAEIHSISNDAYFFLNQVIIETNREGGFGALFATPLANVSTNIVPQSTDNTVAGFFNIASVSSAGNRLENEEQIRIIE; this is encoded by the coding sequence CCTGGCTTACAGATAATGATCCCATTCAACACATCAATATTACCAGATCACAACCCTATTTTGATAATTCGCTTCCTGAAAAAGTGCCAGGAGCAACAGTCACAATAAGAGATCTTACAGACACATCTATTGAATATATATTTGATGAAGAAGAGGATCGTTACACGTGGGAAAGTACTGATGGCTCTACCCTCGGAGTAGTGGGTCATACATATGAATTGACAGTCATTTTAGATGGAGCCTCCTACACTTCTGTAACAGAACTTAACCCTGTGCCTCCTGTTGATAGCCTTACATTTAGATTGGAGGAAGGAAATGCCTTTTTTGATGATTTGTTCTTTGCTGAACTCTTCGCAACAGATCTTGAAGGAACTGACAATACATACTGGATTCAGACATGGAAAAATGGTAGATATCTAGGGAAGCCGGAAGAGATTAACATCGCTTATGATGCTGCTTTTGGCCCTGCTGCAGATAATGATGGTGTGCAATTTATTCAGCCTATCAGAGATTTGATCAGCCCTTTTGAAGTAAATAAAGATGATGAAGTATTATCTCCGTATAATCTGCCTCAAAGATTGCTTGTTGATAATGATACCATTTTCAACGATAATGGATCCATTTATGGAGTTATTGAAAACAACACAATCTTTTTTGAAAATGCTAAAGTTGCGGAGGATTTTGAGTCCGTATCATTAGATGATGACCAATATCGGCTGATGAATGACTCCCTTTTTATACAAGGAGATTCAGTATATGCTGAGATTCATTCCATTTCAAATGATGCCTATTTTTTCCTAAATCAGGTAATTATTGAAACGAATAGAGAGGGAGGTTTTGGAGCTCTGTTTGCAACTCCCCTTGCAAATGTCTCTACTAACATTGTGCCCCAGAGTACTGATAATACAGTTGCTGGTTTTTTCAATATTGCATCTGTCTCCTCTGCTGGAAATAGATTAGAAAATGAAGAGCAGATCAGAATTATCGAATAG